The Thermodesulfovibrionales bacterium genome includes a window with the following:
- a CDS encoding DUF72 domain-containing protein, with protein MKLYAGTSGYGYKEWKGIFYPEKISPKEMLRFYSQRLGAVEINNTFYHMPREAILTSWAEQVPDDFVFAIKAPQIITHLKRLRNVGEETEYLFRTVSVLDRKLGPVLFQFPNSFRQDRQALEAFLDLIPGTMPSAFDFRSPSWLDSKILDLLRERGCSLCIEDTDENPTNEIFSTAPWGYFRLRRTDYTDADLSYWLEKISSQKWEKVFVFFKHEEGATGPETAIRFLGLADSRVKGGQYRTDDKTKK; from the coding sequence ATGAAGTTATATGCCGGCACGAGCGGATATGGGTACAAGGAATGGAAGGGGATATTCTACCCTGAAAAGATCTCACCCAAAGAGATGCTCCGCTTCTATTCGCAGCGCCTCGGCGCGGTCGAGATCAACAACACCTTTTATCACATGCCCAGGGAGGCGATCCTCACGTCCTGGGCTGAGCAGGTTCCCGATGACTTTGTCTTCGCTATCAAAGCTCCCCAGATAATAACGCATCTGAAGCGGCTGAGAAATGTGGGCGAAGAGACCGAGTACCTCTTCAGGACAGTATCGGTTCTCGACAGAAAGCTCGGGCCGGTTCTTTTTCAATTTCCGAACAGTTTCCGCCAGGACCGACAGGCGTTGGAGGCTTTTCTCGATCTTATTCCCGGCACCATGCCCTCTGCTTTTGATTTCCGCAGTCCGTCGTGGCTCGACAGCAAAATTTTGGACCTCCTTCGTGAAAGGGGATGCAGTCTCTGCATCGAGGATACCGATGAAAATCCGACAAACGAGATCTTCAGTACGGCACCGTGGGGATATTTCCGCCTCCGCCGCACCGATTATACCGATGCCGATCTGTCGTACTGGCTCGAAAAAATCTCTTCGCAAAAATGGGAGAAGGTTTTCGTGTTTTTTAAGCATGAGGAAGGGGCAACAGGTCCGGAGACTGCGATACGGTTTCTAGGGCTTGCCGATTCACGGGTAAAGGGAGGTCAATACAGGACGGATGATAAGACAAAGAAATGA
- a CDS encoding ABC transporter ATP-binding protein: protein MSFDIGHNEIVGLLGPNGAGKTTTINMILGVLEPDAGTILIEGADIAERRSEALEHTNFAAVYAPLPGNLTVYQNLLIFGMLYGVEDLPVRIEAVLKQFDLGMFRGTKCGLLSSGEQTRVGLAKALLNNPRLLLLDEPTASLDPATARDIRTEIRRFSAEGSGGVLWTSHNMYEVEEVCDLVLFLSRGRILLEGDPKALPGEHGKGSLEELFISVAREGLDSG from the coding sequence ATTTCGTTCGATATCGGCCACAATGAAATCGTGGGGCTCCTGGGTCCCAATGGAGCGGGAAAGACAACGACGATCAACATGATTCTCGGCGTTCTCGAACCGGACGCCGGGACTATTCTCATCGAGGGGGCCGATATTGCGGAGCGCCGCTCAGAGGCCCTCGAGCACACAAACTTCGCGGCTGTTTACGCCCCGCTGCCGGGAAACCTGACCGTCTATCAAAACCTGCTCATATTTGGCATGCTTTACGGAGTGGAAGACCTGCCCGTCCGGATCGAGGCGGTGCTCAAGCAATTCGATCTCGGGATGTTTCGTGGCACAAAATGCGGCCTGCTCTCTTCCGGGGAGCAGACACGGGTAGGACTCGCAAAGGCCTTGCTCAACAATCCGCGTCTGCTCCTCCTTGACGAACCGACCGCTTCTCTCGACCCCGCAACAGCGCGCGACATCCGAACGGAAATCCGCAGGTTCTCTGCCGAGGGATCGGGCGGCGTGCTCTGGACTTCTCACAACATGTACGAGGTCGAGGAGGTTTGCGACCTGGTGCTCTTCCTTTCCCGCGGGAGGATCCTTCTCGAAGGCGACCCGAAGGCTTTACCCGGCGAACACGGCAAAGGGTCCTTGGAAGAGCTTTTCATAAGCGTTGCCCGTGAAGGGCTCGATTCAGGTTGA
- a CDS encoding ABC transporter permease produces MRPNRVAAIILRHFYLIRGSFSRLFPLFAWVAVDMVLWGFITRYLNSITSSGLNFIPIFLGAILLWDFFTRVMHGVTTAFFEDVWSRNFLNIFATPLSIWEYLSGLVLSSIATSLVGLIVMLALATAVFGLSFTSYGTMIVPFLFVLFLFGIALGIFAIAVVLRLGPASEWFIWPVPALISPFVGVFYPISTLPLWMRHLSSLLPPSYVFEGMRVVISGGAVPGSTLLAGGCLAIAYVLLACWFFARVYRRAVRTGLIARYSAETVN; encoded by the coding sequence GTGCGCCCGAATCGCGTCGCTGCAATAATCCTCCGCCATTTCTATCTCATACGCGGGAGCTTCTCGCGTCTCTTCCCGCTCTTCGCCTGGGTCGCCGTCGACATGGTGTTGTGGGGCTTCATTACGAGATACCTCAATAGCATCACGTCGTCAGGTCTCAACTTTATTCCGATCTTCCTCGGAGCCATTCTTCTCTGGGATTTCTTCACGCGCGTTATGCACGGGGTGACGACGGCGTTCTTCGAAGATGTCTGGTCGCGTAATTTTCTCAACATCTTTGCGACCCCGCTCTCCATCTGGGAGTACCTCAGCGGCCTGGTGCTGTCGAGCATCGCAACAAGCCTGGTCGGGCTCATCGTAATGCTTGCGCTGGCAACCGCGGTATTCGGCCTGTCGTTTACAAGCTATGGCACAATGATTGTTCCCTTTCTTTTCGTTCTCTTTCTGTTCGGAATTGCGCTCGGTATCTTTGCGATCGCCGTGGTCCTGAGACTCGGACCGGCATCCGAGTGGTTCATCTGGCCCGTCCCTGCCCTCATTTCACCGTTTGTCGGAGTCTTTTATCCTATTTCTACACTGCCGCTCTGGATGCGGCATCTTTCGAGTCTGCTGCCGCCGTCATATGTATTCGAGGGCATGCGGGTGGTTATCTCGGGTGGAGCGGTTCCGGGAAGCACCCTGCTCGCGGGCGGATGTCTCGCCATAGCCTATGTCCTTCTTGCATGCTGGTTTTTTGCCCGGGTCTACCGACGTGCCGTTCGCACCGGCCTCATCGCACGGTACAGTGCAGAGACTGTGAATTGA
- a CDS encoding glucose 1-dehydrogenase, which yields MDRGRVAIVTGGGQGIGKAIVKRLLEEHLRIVIAEMDEDAGRETLQEYHGLGESVFMHADISEEAAAEAVVRETVAYFRRVDVLINNAGICIRKPLAKVSLSEWNRVLATNLTGAFLCSKYSAPYLARTGGSIVNIASTRALMSEPDTEAYSASKGGVVALTHSLALSLGPKVRVNCISPGWIELSGWKKSGTRQSARLSKTDHTQHPAGRVGRPEDSASLAAYLISPDAGFVTGANFVVDGGMTRKMIYR from the coding sequence ATGGACAGGGGAAGAGTTGCAATAGTTACGGGAGGCGGTCAGGGAATCGGAAAGGCTATCGTGAAAAGATTGCTCGAGGAGCACCTGCGCATTGTGATTGCGGAAATGGATGAAGATGCGGGTAGAGAAACGCTACAGGAATATCACGGCCTCGGGGAATCTGTCTTCATGCATGCCGATATCTCGGAGGAGGCAGCGGCCGAGGCAGTGGTCAGGGAAACGGTCGCATATTTCCGGCGGGTTGATGTGCTCATCAACAACGCCGGTATTTGTATCAGGAAGCCGCTCGCAAAGGTGAGCCTTAGCGAATGGAACAGGGTGCTCGCCACCAACCTCACCGGGGCCTTCCTCTGTTCAAAGTATTCAGCCCCGTATCTCGCAAGGACCGGGGGCTCAATCGTCAACATAGCTTCGACGCGCGCGCTCATGTCGGAACCGGATACAGAGGCATACTCCGCATCAAAGGGCGGCGTGGTGGCCCTCACCCATTCACTGGCTCTCAGCCTCGGGCCTAAAGTGCGCGTGAACTGCATCAGTCCGGGGTGGATCGAGTTGAGTGGGTGGAAGAAGAGCGGGACAAGGCAATCGGCAAGGCTCTCGAAAACGGACCACACACAGCACCCCGCGGGCAGGGTCGGTAGACCGGAAGATAGCGCCTCCCTGGCAGCCTATCTTATCTCCCCAGATGCCGGTTTTGTCACCGGTGCCAATTTTGTTGTGGATGGAGGGATGACACGAAAGATGATCTACAGATGA